In Gemmatimonadaceae bacterium, the following are encoded in one genomic region:
- a CDS encoding adenylate kinase — translation MIAVLLGPPGAGKGTQGERLAAHLGIPKVATGDVLRAAVRDGTEQGLSAKAFMDRGDLVPDSVILGMMKEVLTSPDAARGAILDGVVRTVPQAEGLTIMLAELGRKVDKFVLFDVAENELVMRLGGRTVCENCQTPYRGLEPGADCEKCGGTLVRRKDDEPESIRNRLRVYEAQTAPVIEWAKEKKMCLVTVDATGPVEAITDRALKALLEE, via the coding sequence ATGATAGCGGTACTGCTTGGCCCCCCTGGAGCGGGCAAGGGCACTCAGGGCGAGCGGCTGGCCGCCCACCTCGGAATTCCGAAGGTGGCAACCGGCGACGTGTTGCGAGCTGCCGTCAGGGACGGCACCGAGCAGGGCCTTTCGGCCAAGGCGTTCATGGACCGCGGCGATCTTGTCCCGGATTCCGTCATCCTCGGCATGATGAAGGAAGTGCTGACGTCGCCAGATGCCGCCCGGGGGGCCATCCTCGACGGTGTGGTGCGCACGGTGCCCCAGGCTGAGGGCCTCACGATAATGCTCGCCGAGCTCGGCCGGAAAGTGGACAAGTTCGTCCTTTTTGATGTCGCCGAGAATGAGCTGGTGATGCGGTTGGGGGGTCGTACGGTGTGTGAGAATTGCCAGACGCCGTACAGAGGGCTCGAGCCCGGTGCCGATTGTGAGAAATGCGGAGGCACGCTGGTGCGGCGCAAGGACGACGAGCCAGAGTCGATCCGCAATCGCTTGCGTGTTTACGAAGCTCAGACCGCTCCGGTGATCGAGTGGGCGAAGGAGAAGAAGATGTGCCTCGTGACGGTTGATGCTACTGGTCCCGTCGAAGCGATTACCGATCGCGCCCTGAAAGCGCTGCTCGAGGAATGA